DNA from Helcococcus ovis:
TAGATTATTTAACAGATATAAGTGAAAAAAGAAATAATTATATATTGAAAAAATATAATTCTAAATATGCCTATGTAGGTGAAAAAAGCAATTATGATTTAACAAAATTTATATATGAAAAGTTTTTGGATGAAAAATATTATAGATTTAAACCGGAAGAAAATTTAATTGAAAATTTAATAAAAAGAAAAAATTTCATAGGATTAAATATTGCCTCACCATATAAAACTGAAATTATTAAGTATTTGGATAATGTTACAGATCAAGTTCAAGAAATAAAAGAAGTTAATTTAGTGCAATTTTATAGAAATAGAAAATTTGGATTTAATACTGAGTATTTTGGAATTATTAAACTGTTAAAAAGACACGATATTGAGCTAAAAGATAAAAATGTCTTAATTATAAAAAAAGATGAATCTACTAAAACTATTGAATATGTACTAAAATCATTAAACGCAGGAAATGTGGTTATTCATAATTTAAATAATTCAAATGTAATTAATTTTAAAAATTTTAATATAGTATTTAATCTTACAAAATTTTCGTCTTTAGAAGTAGCTCCGGAAATTAATTATAATGATACAAATTTAGATTTTTTAATAGATATTTCAACCAGCACAATTTTTTCTAAATTATATCTTGATGCAAAAAATCATGGAATTAAAGTTATAAATGGTGTATACAAAACAATGTATCAAGAAAAGAAAAGTATTGAGATTTTATCCAGAAGAAGATTTGATGATGACGAATTTGAAAAAATTG
Protein-coding regions in this window:
- a CDS encoding shikimate kinase, producing MNLNNEDKLKKIEYIKDKISTIDEQIVELVDERFNMGDVLFEYIYKNNIDLIDKECNQINFSEKTMEYDEYITEFLDYLTDISEKRNNYILKKYNSKYAYVGEKSNYDLTKFIYEKFLDEKYYRFKPEENLIENLIKRKNFIGLNIASPYKTEIIKYLDNVTDQVQEIKEVNLVQFYRNRKFGFNTEYFGIIKLLKRHDIELKDKNVLIIKKDESTKTIEYVLKSLNAGNVVIHNLNNSNVINFKNFNIVFNLTKFSSLEVAPEINYNDTNLDFLIDISTSTIFSKLYLDAKNHGIKVINGVYKTMYQEKKSIEILSRRRFDDDEFEKIVTEFVKSKLNIVLVGMPGAGKTTIGKKLAKILDRKHIDLDKEFASEYGISPSKYLLERSEESFREKESVVVKKLANLTNTVISTSGGVVQKLDNYYYLKTNSIIFRIDRDLEKLSTKNRPLSYGGIETLIKMRDEREEKYKYFTDFVVKNYGDFNGVAYLIAEQFKDLQF